A window of Ranitomeya variabilis isolate aRanVar5 chromosome 2, aRanVar5.hap1, whole genome shotgun sequence contains these coding sequences:
- the LOC143805365 gene encoding kelch-like protein 9, with the protein MHNGSVNSNFTSDNYLEKLLERMRLFRSQRELCDVTLVVDEALFPAHKLILASASSYFQLLFTDPKVGDTVRLKEVSAKGLQSILDFIYSNKLHLSWDNVEDALKAAEVLLVREAVKLCFLFLEDGLNRNTCLDVLKIAKRLGPEELREKASSYVSRQYQHVPGYSEDLNLVDKTTVCEILDRDDVTGCSELDLFHFAVSWLQHDSGRLKEAGDVLKRVRFALIPIEDLQRCVKEAAIMKTDSSCFRYLQEALKYHSQVYAQPTLHCEGATIRSSSDKLLVLGGRTNDNQVLGSIWVQGDDGSSWSELGEMCSPVYNHCVAVINDFLYVIGGQTRFDPSGKHPSNEVFRFDPRCGSWLQVAGMLERRTRFHTEVIGERIIAVGGGSLLGHLTPSVEEYYPAENKWEYTAPFPIPVADHAGTTHKGIMYISGGYSTSKTLNEVYSYLPRLKRWVVNRAMTFARCDHGMAAVGDKIFCVGGRTLNAAKEWIHVNETEYYCPAADQWSALKLSPFDCCQFSITTHNSKLFITGGGSLRRMNKEDGVFVYDPEYKAWKKTGSLPRALVDHASCAIRLPNGMIEKEEKEEESLTVPNKKRSTLNLFITGKCEREL; encoded by the exons ATGCATAACGGATCCGTCAACAGCAACTTCACATCTGACAACTACTTGGAGAAACTGCTGGAGAGGATGCGACTCTTCCGATCCCAGCGGGAACTGTGCGACGTGACGCTGGTCGTGGATGAAGCCCTCTTCCCGGCTCACAAGTTGATATTGGCCTCAGCCAGCTCCTACTTTCAACTGCTGTTTACAGATCCTAAAGTCGGTGACACCGTAAGACTGAAGGAGGTCAGCGCCAAAGGGCTACAGAGCATCCTGGACTTCATCTACTCCAACAAGCTTCACCTGTCTTGGGACAATGTGGAGGACGCCCTAAAAGCGGCAGAGGTCCTACTCGTCCGGGAGGCGGTAAAACTTTGCTTCCTTTTTTTGGAGGATGGCCTGAACCGAAACACCTGTTTGGACGTACTGAAGATCGCCAAGAGGCTGGGCCCAGAGGAGCTGAGGGAGAAGGCCAGCAGCTACGTCAGCCGTCAGTACCAACATGTCCCTGGGTACTCGGAGGACCTGAATCTAGTGGATAAAACGACAGTGTGTGAAATCCTGGACAGGGACGACGTCACTGGCTGCAGCGAGCTGGATCTGTTCCACTTCGCAGTGTCTTGGCTGCAGCACGACAGTGGTCGGTTAAAGGAAGCGGGGGATGTTCTCAAGAGGGTTCGCTTCGCCCTGATTCCTATAGAAGATCTCCAGCGATGCGTGAAGGAGGCGGCCATCATGAAAACAGACTCCAGCTGTTTCCGCTACCTGCAGGAGGCTTTGAAGTACCACTCTCAGGTGTACGCACAGCCCACGCTGCACTGTGAGGGCGCCACCATCAGGTCCAGTTCTGACAAGCTCCTGGTCCTGGGCGGGAGGACGAATGATAACCAAGTCCTGGGGAGTATTTGGGTGCAAGGTGACGATGGCAGCTCGTGGTCTGAGCTGGGGGAGATGTGTTCTCCGGTCTACAATCACTGCGTGGCGGTCATCAATGACTTCCTGTACGTCATCGGAGGACAAACCCGCTTCGACCCGTCGGGCAAACATCCATCGAATGAG GTATTCCGGTTTGATCCGCGCTGCGGCTCATGGCTACAAGTTGCCGGCATGTTAGAGAGAAGAACCCGCTTCCACACAGAAGTGATTGGCGAGCGTATCATTGCTGTGGGTGGAGGCTCCCTGCTGGGACATCTCACCCCGAGTGTGGAAGAGTATTACCCTGCCGAAAACAAGTGGGAGTATACCGCCCCCTTCCCCATCCCGGTGGCCGATCACGCCGGCACCACCCATAAAGGCATCATGTACATTTCCG GGGGGTATTCGACCAGTAAGACCCTTAATGAAGTATACAGCTATTTGCCTAGACTGAAGCGCTGGGTGGTAAATCGCGCCATGACGTTTGCTCGCTGCGATCACGGAATGGCTGCTGTTGGAGATAAAATCTTTTGCGTTGGCGGACGCACGTTGAACGCG GCTAAGGAATGGATCCACGTCAACGAGACTGAGTATTACTGTCCGGCCGCCGACCAGTGGAGCGCCCTCAAGCTCTCTCCCTTCGACTGCTGCCAGTTCAGTATAACCACACACAATTCCAAGCTCTTCATCACTGGCGGGGGCTCCTTAAGACGTATGAATAAGGAAGATGGCGTCTTTGTGTATGACCCAGAGTACAAGGCCTGGAAGAAAACGGGGTCCCTGCCGCGAGCGCTGGTGGACCACGCGTCATGCGCCATTAGATTACCTAATGGGATGATCGAGAAAGAGGAGAAAGAAGAGGAAAGTCTGACCGTTCCCAATAAGAAAAGGTCAACGCTGAACCTGTTCATCACCGGGAAATGCGAGCGGGAACTGTGA